One genomic segment of Microbacterium sp. ProA8 includes these proteins:
- a CDS encoding O-antigen ligase family protein, whose translation MLGRWWPGAWRFVLLASGAALSSYLILDRGFRNGVISAVIIGLLVIGVSLMPRLPLAIALLATPGLIVVQRVGLGGSDLTVSDVALAAAFGSAVLFGTYPLSRPLKQLLALNLVYQFATLLTVIVNPFPQNTVEWFHAWLLISGALLVGWALGRGGLAHAAFGLLVGAMLLVAVGVIVTAVLTFAQGQFVGIAPKWPLPMHKNAAGDILAIGAVVALVNPRWAGWSDGAARLAFWTLTIAVVLTQSRQAIIGLVVAVLVVTLRRGASRRSRLILLLVLPAVWFVVSMVIDQIETGNRFNSFYVRIEWMQQVFALWKNSPIFGHGLRYWYVHEWALFQPPQAELEVVASAGVVGLLAFLVMWAGFIVVLWRVDPAFGTLAVAALLSRIVQAQFDLFWVAAQVSVPFVVAGICLGAQALSASQRSDGRQADDLAWSIRTSGRQAVPARTGGTWGEGADGTA comes from the coding sequence ATGCTCGGCCGCTGGTGGCCGGGGGCGTGGCGCTTCGTTCTGCTCGCCTCGGGTGCGGCACTCAGCAGCTATCTGATCCTCGATCGCGGTTTCCGCAACGGCGTCATCTCCGCCGTCATCATCGGCCTGCTGGTGATCGGCGTCTCGCTGATGCCCCGGCTCCCGCTCGCGATCGCGCTCCTGGCGACCCCCGGGCTCATCGTCGTGCAGCGCGTCGGGCTGGGCGGGAGCGATCTGACCGTGTCCGATGTCGCGCTGGCAGCGGCCTTCGGCTCGGCGGTGCTCTTCGGGACGTACCCGCTAAGCCGCCCCTTGAAGCAGCTGCTCGCGCTGAACCTCGTCTACCAGTTCGCGACGCTGCTGACGGTGATCGTCAACCCGTTCCCGCAGAACACGGTGGAGTGGTTCCACGCGTGGCTGCTCATCTCCGGCGCTCTGCTCGTGGGCTGGGCGCTGGGACGAGGCGGGCTCGCGCACGCCGCCTTCGGCCTACTGGTCGGCGCGATGCTCCTGGTGGCCGTCGGCGTCATAGTCACGGCCGTCCTCACGTTCGCTCAGGGCCAGTTCGTGGGCATCGCGCCGAAGTGGCCGCTGCCGATGCACAAGAACGCTGCGGGCGACATCCTGGCGATCGGCGCGGTGGTGGCGCTGGTGAACCCGCGCTGGGCGGGCTGGTCCGACGGCGCGGCGCGCCTTGCGTTCTGGACGCTCACGATAGCGGTCGTGCTCACCCAGTCCCGGCAGGCGATCATCGGCCTGGTCGTCGCCGTCCTCGTGGTGACGCTGCGCCGCGGCGCCTCGCGGCGCTCGCGACTGATCCTGCTCCTCGTGCTTCCGGCCGTGTGGTTCGTGGTCTCGATGGTCATCGACCAGATCGAGACGGGCAACCGGTTCAATTCGTTCTACGTGCGGATCGAGTGGATGCAGCAGGTCTTCGCGCTGTGGAAGAACTCGCCGATCTTCGGACACGGTCTTCGCTACTGGTACGTCCATGAGTGGGCGCTCTTCCAGCCGCCGCAGGCCGAGCTGGAGGTGGTCGCCTCCGCCGGCGTTGTGGGGCTCCTGGCGTTCCTGGTGATGTGGGCGGGGTTCATCGTCGTGCTCTGGCGGGTGGACCCCGCCTTCGGCACGCTCGCGGTCGCCGCGTTGCTCAGCCGCATCGTGCAGGCGCAGTTCGACCTCTTCTGGGTCGCGGCTCAGGTGTCGGTCCCGTTCGTCGTCGCCGGCATCTGTCTCGGCGCTCAAGCCCTGTCCGCGTCACAACGTTCGGACGGCAGGCAAGCGGATGACTTAGCATGGAGCATCCGTACGAGCGGCCGGCAGGCGGTGCCCGCTCGTACCGGGGGGACGTGGGGGGAAGGCGCCGATGGAACTGCGTGA
- a CDS encoding polysaccharide biosynthesis tyrosine autokinase produces the protein MELRDYMRGLRRHWLAIVLITAVGLATGYVWTLLQTPVYEGSASGLLKTTTSASLEGLSSTSAEDSAARAKVATFLDLAQSELVAQGAIDELGLNTTPAAVINRITVSNPTSTSILKVNAQAATPAEASDLSSAWIASLAVVADDVLGDGSDGSSVVTVVAYDAAGQPTRPIFPDVNTAVVVGGVLGFGFGVAFALVRTVSDRRIRINDDIEARVGAPVVGTIPVADGLTRESRIVAHAEPNAKGNRFAVSEAFRSLRTNLQFMDVDDPPRTIVVTSPLPGDGKSMVAANIAVALAESGRPVVLVDGDLRRSTVAKTFGLPDGAGLTDVLAGRADLIDVMHRTPVSGHLVVLTAGSVPPNPSEVLGSAKMRAVLSDLAQHAMVIIDAPPLLPVTDSAVLAHQADGAILVVGLGKTTYDLVTTAEDALAKASGRLLGIVLNRVPLKGADASPYYDYRTGYGGSRSRGGADAAAAASAAQTPATEAGPARPASKKRSASAKSAASAASPRDADASTPASADTASQDFASFIAGIDGTPQDEPRRRAGRS, from the coding sequence ATGGAACTGCGTGACTACATGCGCGGATTGCGGCGCCATTGGCTCGCGATCGTGCTCATCACCGCGGTGGGACTCGCAACCGGCTATGTCTGGACGCTTCTGCAGACTCCGGTGTACGAAGGCTCGGCGAGTGGCCTGCTCAAGACGACCACGTCAGCGTCCTTGGAGGGACTGTCGTCGACGAGTGCTGAAGACTCGGCGGCGCGCGCCAAGGTTGCCACATTCCTGGACCTGGCGCAGTCCGAACTGGTGGCCCAGGGGGCGATCGACGAGCTCGGCCTGAACACCACGCCTGCCGCTGTGATCAACCGGATCACCGTCTCCAACCCGACGAGCACGTCGATCCTCAAGGTCAACGCCCAGGCTGCGACACCCGCGGAAGCCAGCGACCTCTCCTCGGCGTGGATCGCCTCTCTCGCCGTCGTCGCCGACGACGTGCTGGGCGACGGTTCTGACGGCTCTTCCGTGGTCACAGTCGTGGCGTATGACGCGGCCGGCCAGCCGACGAGACCCATCTTCCCCGACGTGAACACGGCGGTGGTCGTCGGTGGCGTGCTCGGCTTCGGGTTCGGCGTGGCGTTCGCCCTCGTGCGCACCGTGTCGGACCGCAGGATCCGCATCAACGACGACATCGAGGCGCGTGTGGGCGCACCGGTGGTCGGCACGATCCCGGTCGCCGACGGGCTCACCCGTGAGTCGCGCATCGTCGCGCACGCCGAGCCGAACGCGAAGGGCAACCGGTTCGCGGTGTCGGAGGCGTTCCGGTCGCTGCGCACCAACCTGCAGTTCATGGACGTCGACGATCCGCCGCGCACGATCGTCGTGACGAGCCCGCTCCCCGGTGACGGCAAATCCATGGTCGCGGCGAACATCGCTGTGGCGCTCGCCGAGAGCGGCCGGCCCGTCGTGCTCGTCGACGGCGACCTGCGGCGGTCCACCGTAGCGAAGACCTTCGGGTTGCCCGACGGCGCCGGGCTCACGGACGTGCTCGCCGGCCGTGCGGACCTCATCGATGTGATGCACCGCACGCCGGTCTCCGGGCATCTCGTCGTGCTCACCGCGGGGAGCGTGCCCCCCAATCCCAGCGAGGTGCTCGGCTCGGCGAAGATGCGCGCGGTCCTCTCCGACCTCGCCCAGCACGCCATGGTGATCATCGACGCACCGCCGCTGCTCCCCGTCACCGACAGTGCGGTGCTCGCCCATCAGGCGGATGGCGCGATCCTCGTCGTCGGGCTCGGGAAGACGACGTACGACCTCGTCACCACGGCCGAGGACGCGCTCGCCAAGGCGTCGGGTCGCCTGCTGGGCATCGTGCTCAACCGCGTCCCGCTCAAGGGCGCCGATGCGTCGCCGTACTACGACTATCGCACGGGCTACGGCGGCTCCCGCTCGCGGGGCGGGGCCGATGCCGCAGCGGCTGCGTCCGCTGCCCAGACGCCGGCCACCGAGGCCGGTCCGGCGCGCCCGGCGTCCAAGAAGCGGTCGGCATCCGCCAAGTCCGCGGCGTCGGCGGCGTCCCCGCGTGATGCGGATGCCTCCACCCCGGCCTCCGCCGACACAGCGAGCCAGGACTTCGCGTCGTTCATCGCCGGGATCGACGGGACGCCGCAGGACGAGCCGCGCCGTCGCGCGGGGCGGAGCTGA
- a CDS encoding glycosyltransferase family 4 protein translates to MPRAARRVALISSSFAPYVGGVETHVDRVARALRDTGWTAEVWTVDRGEALGVVDRDGIRVHHLPTPLPARSRSDMARFVRQGRAARRAWAEAHRAFRPDILNIQCFGPNGVYGARLARRTGTPLVVTSHGETLADDRGAFRRSRQLRDGLRRAIGEAASVTAPSDYVLEDLRRHYGLAQLDGRIVRNGVDPLPQASGQQPLGGAYLLGVGRLGWMKGFDLLIEAFADAGLDPAVRLVIGGDGPQRGDLTSLAAARGVADRVTLVGALDPVAVAHSMAGALAVVVPSRAESFGIVALEAWRAGTALVMTNRGGAVEFVHDGRDALLVDPLDRAKLAGALRRVVADEALRTRLAEAGHARVAEFGWPAVARAYAALFDEIVGAKTGAQR, encoded by the coding sequence ATGCCGCGAGCCGCCCGCCGAGTCGCGCTGATCTCGTCGTCGTTCGCGCCGTACGTCGGGGGTGTCGAGACGCACGTCGATCGGGTGGCGCGAGCGCTGCGCGACACCGGGTGGACGGCGGAGGTATGGACCGTGGACCGCGGGGAGGCTCTGGGCGTGGTCGACCGGGACGGCATCCGCGTCCACCACCTGCCGACGCCGCTGCCCGCGCGTTCCCGCTCCGACATGGCGCGCTTCGTCCGTCAAGGCCGGGCCGCGCGCCGGGCGTGGGCCGAGGCGCACCGGGCCTTCCGCCCCGACATCCTGAACATCCAGTGCTTCGGGCCCAACGGGGTCTACGGCGCCAGGCTGGCCCGGAGAACCGGGACTCCGCTGGTGGTGACCTCGCACGGCGAGACGCTCGCCGACGATCGCGGGGCGTTCCGGCGTTCCCGTCAGCTGCGCGACGGACTGCGCCGGGCGATCGGGGAGGCCGCGTCGGTCACGGCGCCGTCGGACTACGTGCTCGAGGATCTCCGGCGCCACTACGGACTGGCGCAGCTGGACGGCCGGATCGTGCGCAACGGCGTCGATCCGCTCCCGCAGGCATCGGGACAGCAGCCGCTCGGCGGTGCGTACCTGCTCGGGGTCGGACGCCTCGGCTGGATGAAGGGCTTCGACCTGCTCATCGAGGCCTTCGCCGACGCCGGCCTGGATCCCGCCGTCCGGCTGGTCATCGGCGGCGACGGGCCCCAGCGCGGCGATCTCACCTCCCTCGCGGCGGCGCGAGGGGTCGCCGACCGGGTGACGCTGGTCGGAGCCCTCGACCCGGTGGCGGTGGCGCACAGCATGGCCGGCGCGCTGGCGGTCGTCGTGCCGAGCCGCGCCGAGTCGTTCGGAATCGTGGCGCTGGAGGCCTGGCGTGCGGGCACCGCGCTGGTGATGACGAATCGCGGCGGGGCCGTCGAGTTCGTCCACGACGGGCGGGATGCGCTGCTGGTCGATCCGCTCGACCGGGCGAAGCTTGCCGGCGCGCTGCGGCGCGTGGTCGCCGATGAGGCGCTGCGGACGCGTCTGGCGGAGGCAGGCCACGCGCGAGTGGCGGAGTTCGGGTGGCCGGCGGTGGCTCGTGCCTACGCCGCGCTGTTCGACGAGATCGTCGGCGCGAAGACGGGAGCCCAGCGGTGA
- a CDS encoding polysaccharide pyruvyl transferase family protein, giving the protein MSYHDPWPRRLRAARRLAQAALVPEVWRHGRVVPAYWWDGHPNFGDDLTPWLLPAYGVVPVHRMPQHARLVGVGSVLEFLPPEFDGVVWGSGLMSDAPHALPHARVLAVRGALTRDRIGATGETAFGDPGLLVSRRTRRPAPRWEVGFVPHGHHRSHAGFAAVAAATPGSRVVNVHQGARRTVREIAACRLVVTTSLHGLVAADAFGIPAVWTTLDPPLSGGDFKFRDYESVVTPGRTRQVLWQEGIVPAELAAAAWSADAETVAHLADGLERAIGRLDEEVRGLRRFPLGALVSD; this is encoded by the coding sequence GTGAGCTATCACGATCCTTGGCCGCGACGCCTGCGCGCGGCGCGGCGCCTCGCGCAGGCGGCCCTCGTCCCGGAGGTGTGGCGACACGGCCGGGTCGTGCCCGCGTACTGGTGGGACGGCCACCCGAACTTCGGCGACGACCTCACACCGTGGCTCCTTCCGGCCTACGGCGTGGTGCCCGTGCATCGGATGCCGCAGCACGCTCGGCTCGTGGGCGTGGGAAGCGTCCTGGAGTTCCTCCCGCCCGAGTTCGACGGCGTCGTCTGGGGAAGCGGGCTGATGAGCGACGCGCCGCACGCTCTGCCGCACGCTCGCGTGCTGGCGGTGCGCGGAGCGCTCACCCGCGACCGGATCGGCGCCACCGGCGAGACCGCCTTCGGCGACCCCGGGCTGCTGGTCTCGCGCCGCACACGGCGACCTGCCCCGCGATGGGAGGTGGGGTTCGTGCCGCACGGCCACCATCGCTCCCATGCGGGGTTCGCCGCCGTGGCGGCCGCGACACCGGGCTCGCGGGTCGTGAACGTGCATCAGGGCGCCCGTCGCACGGTGCGGGAGATCGCGGCGTGCCGGCTCGTCGTCACGACGTCGCTGCACGGACTGGTGGCCGCGGACGCGTTCGGCATCCCCGCGGTGTGGACGACCCTCGACCCGCCGCTCAGTGGGGGAGACTTCAAGTTCCGCGACTACGAGTCGGTGGTCACGCCCGGCCGCACCCGGCAGGTCCTCTGGCAGGAAGGCATCGTCCCCGCCGAGCTGGCCGCAGCCGCATGGTCGGCCGATGCCGAGACGGTGGCGCATCTCGCCGACGGCCTCGAACGCGCGATCGGGCGGCTCGACGAAGAGGTGCGGGGGCTCCGCCGCTTTCCGCTCGGTGCGCTGGTCTCCGACTGA
- a CDS encoding glycosyltransferase family 1 protein: MGAQVYQEQVAGRAPAALDAAADAPWAVRRVIVRSLRSPLAGTRRLPLARVTRADTRVRRAIGRVLYGAHDVTHRMNLELPPAPGADVVTLHDVVAWRYPDESAPVPAAPEELRRAAAVICVSAFTAQEAHDLLGLPDVHVIPNGVDEHFFDAVPLSAGELAALGLPERFVLHAGGAAQRKNLDALAAAWPMVRRERPELSLVLSGPPHPRRSALFAGLEGTVLTGRLPDGVMPRVLASAQAVVVPSTYEGFGLPALEAMAARVPVVAAATSSLPEVVGDGGLLVAPAGPAIAEGLLAVTSGDAAVDRMIGVARARAADFTWERCVAAHARVWTSVG, from the coding sequence ATGGGGGCGCAGGTCTACCAGGAGCAGGTGGCCGGACGCGCACCGGCCGCGCTGGATGCCGCCGCGGACGCGCCCTGGGCCGTGCGGCGTGTCATCGTGCGATCCCTGCGGTCGCCGCTCGCAGGAACGCGGCGGCTCCCGCTCGCCCGGGTCACCCGCGCCGACACCCGCGTGCGCCGCGCGATCGGCCGGGTGCTCTACGGCGCGCACGACGTGACCCACCGGATGAACCTGGAGCTCCCGCCTGCTCCGGGTGCCGACGTCGTCACCCTGCACGACGTGGTCGCCTGGCGGTACCCTGACGAGTCTGCCCCGGTGCCGGCTGCTCCCGAGGAGCTGCGACGGGCGGCCGCCGTCATCTGCGTCTCGGCGTTCACGGCGCAGGAGGCGCACGACCTGCTCGGCCTGCCGGACGTCCATGTCATCCCGAACGGCGTCGACGAGCACTTCTTCGACGCTGTGCCGCTGTCTGCGGGCGAGCTGGCCGCGCTGGGGCTTCCCGAGCGGTTCGTGCTCCACGCCGGGGGCGCCGCACAGCGCAAGAACCTCGATGCCCTCGCGGCCGCCTGGCCGATGGTGCGGCGCGAGCGGCCGGAGCTCAGCCTGGTGCTCAGCGGGCCGCCGCACCCCCGGCGCAGTGCCCTGTTCGCGGGACTCGAGGGCACGGTCTTGACCGGACGCCTCCCCGACGGCGTCATGCCGCGCGTGCTGGCGAGCGCTCAGGCGGTCGTCGTCCCGTCCACGTACGAGGGGTTCGGGCTCCCCGCGCTCGAGGCGATGGCCGCTCGCGTGCCGGTGGTGGCCGCAGCGACCAGCTCCCTGCCCGAGGTCGTCGGCGACGGCGGCCTGCTGGTGGCGCCGGCGGGCCCTGCCATCGCCGAGGGGCTCCTCGCCGTGACCTCCGGCGACGCCGCCGTGGACCGCATGATCGGCGTCGCACGGGCGCGCGCCGCCGACTTCACCTGGGAGCGGTGTGTCGCCGCCCATGCCCGGGTGTGGACCAGCGTGGGCTGA
- a CDS encoding glycosyltransferase family 2 protein yields MTDLRAVVVVATYRRPDHVRTCLEHLAAQTLTPARTIVVDASPDELTRSVVADFDGVEYRRNDHGAGTLATSRAIGIEGVDADIVAFIDDDAYAFPEWLEELLRPYDDPTVGAVGGRALNGQPDEAEQGIGQIGLLLPDGRLTGYFAADPGRVVDTDHMLGANMSYRLDLARKVGGVHDFYPGTCLREDADMPLRLGRAGWRVVFAPRAVVRHVAGQYAKGVRFDSRYRYYGARNHVVLLATTLGFRAPVFRRYLGTALRAAGRDLRSAATALKRSGWRAKLKGAGGGCRRAAIGIGGTVAGLVASVRAVRAQARAS; encoded by the coding sequence ATGACAGACCTGCGAGCGGTGGTCGTCGTCGCCACCTACCGGCGACCCGACCACGTGCGCACGTGCCTGGAGCATCTCGCCGCCCAGACCCTGACGCCGGCACGGACGATCGTCGTGGACGCCTCGCCCGACGAGCTGACGCGGTCGGTGGTCGCCGACTTCGATGGGGTCGAGTACCGGCGCAACGACCACGGCGCCGGGACGCTCGCGACGTCGCGCGCGATCGGCATCGAGGGCGTCGATGCCGACATCGTGGCCTTCATCGACGATGACGCGTACGCCTTCCCGGAATGGCTCGAGGAGCTCCTCCGCCCCTACGACGACCCGACGGTCGGAGCCGTCGGCGGGCGCGCCCTCAACGGGCAGCCCGACGAGGCAGAGCAGGGCATCGGCCAGATCGGGCTCCTGCTGCCGGACGGCCGGCTGACCGGCTACTTCGCCGCGGACCCCGGCCGGGTGGTCGACACGGATCACATGCTGGGCGCGAACATGTCCTACCGGCTGGACCTTGCACGCAAGGTCGGCGGTGTGCACGACTTCTATCCCGGAACATGCCTGCGCGAGGACGCCGACATGCCGCTGCGGCTGGGTCGGGCCGGGTGGCGGGTCGTGTTCGCACCTCGCGCGGTCGTCCGGCACGTCGCCGGCCAGTACGCCAAGGGCGTGCGCTTCGACTCGCGCTACCGGTACTACGGCGCCCGCAACCACGTGGTGCTGCTGGCCACGACACTCGGCTTCCGCGCCCCCGTCTTCCGCCGTTACCTCGGCACCGCGCTGCGCGCCGCCGGCCGCGACCTGCGGAGCGCCGCGACGGCGCTGAAACGGTCGGGCTGGCGCGCGAAGCTCAAGGGTGCCGGCGGAGGGTGTCGCCGCGCTGCGATCGGGATAGGCGGCACCGTCGCAGGTCTCGTGGCGAGCGTGCGCGCGGTGCGCGCCCAGGCGCGGGCGTCGTGA
- a CDS encoding ABC transporter ATP-binding protein, with protein MSAPEPPTRLVSQLRALLVLADARPSGWVASTVGASVVLAVLDSLGIAAMIPLTQLIAGVETDSGVLGWISEATGRSTPQELIPLVAGAVAVLFIGKSVAALLFRWWLLGRTTRVSATLARGMFRRYVLAPYADHRTRRLSEVYRNISTSTAQSTGVLLATISMCTDVMMLIAITAVLAVTAPVVTILTVVIFGGFVLGLQRLFRKRQSQLGEVTSEAALQAWQYLMPGLDGFREARLTSSSERFVDGFYQARLRGANASRTMGILGEAPRYVLEIGFVLMIGGISIILFATGSPNNALTVLGVFGAAALRALPTLNRVSANLATMRTGRIGLEIVLNSTAELDQRGAHVETPIDDTPYRGDIELRNLSFRYADSATDVLTDLSLKIRENATTAFVGSSGAGKSTLLDLVLALQDPTSGTIECGGRSIFADRAAWYAGLGVVPQDVFLVNDTLRSNIAFGVPPERVDHHRVAEVIRMSQLGELVQTLPDGLDTVVGERGVRLSGGQRQRLGLARALYRHPRVLVLDEATSALDNATEYEIAETLRGLQGSMTILIVAHRLSTVRGADTLVFLKDGRIEATGTFTEVRDASAEFARLVSLGELN; from the coding sequence ATGTCAGCCCCCGAGCCTCCTACCCGGCTGGTGTCACAGTTGCGCGCACTGCTTGTGCTCGCCGACGCGCGCCCCTCCGGATGGGTGGCATCCACGGTCGGCGCGTCTGTCGTTCTCGCCGTCCTCGACAGCCTCGGCATCGCCGCCATGATCCCACTCACACAGCTCATCGCCGGCGTCGAGACCGACTCCGGCGTGCTCGGTTGGATCTCAGAGGCCACAGGGCGATCGACACCGCAGGAACTCATTCCACTGGTCGCAGGCGCAGTGGCGGTGCTGTTCATCGGAAAGAGCGTCGCTGCGCTCCTGTTCCGCTGGTGGCTGCTGGGACGCACCACGCGGGTCTCCGCCACGCTCGCCCGCGGGATGTTCCGGCGCTACGTGCTCGCACCGTACGCCGACCACCGCACCCGGCGCCTCAGCGAGGTGTACCGCAACATCTCCACTAGCACGGCACAGTCGACGGGCGTGCTGCTCGCCACGATCAGCATGTGCACGGATGTGATGATGCTCATCGCCATCACCGCCGTGCTGGCGGTGACGGCGCCCGTGGTGACCATCCTCACGGTCGTCATCTTCGGCGGATTCGTCCTGGGGCTGCAGCGTCTCTTCCGCAAACGCCAGTCGCAGCTCGGGGAGGTGACGAGTGAAGCCGCGCTCCAGGCGTGGCAGTACTTGATGCCGGGACTGGACGGGTTCCGCGAGGCACGGCTCACCTCGAGCTCCGAACGGTTCGTCGATGGCTTCTACCAGGCGCGCCTGCGCGGAGCGAACGCCAGTCGGACGATGGGCATCCTCGGCGAGGCGCCTCGCTATGTGCTCGAGATCGGCTTCGTGCTGATGATCGGCGGCATCTCGATCATCCTGTTCGCCACCGGCTCCCCGAACAACGCCCTGACGGTGCTCGGCGTCTTCGGAGCCGCCGCCCTCCGCGCGCTTCCCACTCTCAACCGCGTGAGCGCGAACCTCGCCACGATGCGCACCGGTCGCATCGGCCTCGAGATCGTGCTGAACTCCACGGCCGAGCTCGACCAGCGCGGTGCGCACGTCGAGACGCCGATCGACGACACGCCCTACCGCGGCGACATCGAGCTGCGAAACCTCTCCTTCCGCTATGCGGATTCCGCCACCGATGTCCTCACCGACCTGTCGCTGAAGATCCGCGAGAACGCGACCACCGCCTTCGTCGGCTCCAGCGGCGCCGGCAAGAGCACGCTGCTGGACCTCGTGCTCGCCCTGCAGGACCCGACCTCGGGCACCATCGAGTGCGGCGGGCGCTCGATCTTCGCCGACCGCGCCGCGTGGTACGCGGGTCTCGGCGTCGTGCCGCAGGACGTCTTCCTGGTGAACGACACGCTCCGCTCCAACATCGCCTTCGGCGTGCCGCCCGAGCGCGTGGACCACCACCGCGTCGCGGAGGTGATCCGCATGTCGCAGCTCGGCGAGCTCGTCCAGACCCTGCCCGACGGCCTCGATACCGTCGTGGGCGAGCGCGGCGTGCGCCTGTCGGGCGGACAGCGACAGCGCCTCGGACTCGCGCGCGCGCTCTACCGCCACCCGCGGGTGCTGGTGCTCGACGAGGCGACCTCGGCGCTGGACAACGCCACCGAGTACGAGATCGCCGAGACCCTCCGAGGCCTCCAGGGCAGCATGACGATCCTGATCGTCGCCCACCGGCTCTCCACCGTCCGCGGCGCCGACACCCTCGTGTTCCTCAAGGACGGCCGCATCGAAGCCACCGGCACGTTCACCGAGGTCCGCGACGCCAGCGCCGAGTTCGCCCGGCTGGTCTCGCTCGGCGAACTGAACTGA
- a CDS encoding glycosyltransferase family 4 protein, with translation MPGRHVIHAITPGDHFSPLTGSAIPTVVHGLSGAAARAGAPRARVVVDRSTWQPRYDSADVIEYTGVRGPDRKARYADALRGRIGMTRSAIADYYRPIADAVRAQPPSIVIAHNAPILVRLLRDTPHRVVLYAHNDLLRTYSRAEAGRMLRSAAGIVCVSESLAARTRDRLPEGLRGKVHVVGNGVDTAQFTPGAGRQPGPTRIMFMGRVIPDKGADVLLQAVSQLDGADVAVEIVGRPGFAADAPLSDHERQLRELAEQTAVPVRFQTFVPRAELPALLRTADVFVVPSRWPDPSPLTVGEALATGLPVVASRIGGIPEAVGDAGVLVPPDDSVALAEALGGLLDDPARRTALGAAARARAEARDWSWSWRQLTAVLDGI, from the coding sequence GTGCCGGGTCGCCACGTCATCCACGCCATCACGCCCGGCGACCACTTCTCGCCGCTGACCGGCTCCGCGATCCCGACGGTCGTCCACGGCCTCTCCGGCGCGGCGGCCCGGGCGGGCGCCCCGCGAGCACGGGTCGTCGTCGACCGCTCGACGTGGCAGCCGCGCTACGACAGCGCCGACGTCATCGAGTACACCGGAGTTCGCGGACCGGACCGCAAGGCACGGTACGCCGACGCGCTCCGCGGCCGCATCGGGATGACGCGCTCCGCGATCGCGGACTATTACCGGCCGATCGCGGATGCGGTGCGCGCACAGCCGCCGTCGATCGTCATCGCACACAACGCCCCGATCCTGGTGCGGCTTCTGCGCGACACCCCGCACCGGGTGGTGCTCTATGCGCACAACGACCTCCTCCGTACCTACTCGCGCGCCGAGGCCGGGCGGATGCTGCGTTCGGCGGCGGGGATCGTGTGCGTGAGCGAATCCCTCGCCGCCCGTACCCGCGACCGCCTGCCCGAGGGATTGCGCGGGAAGGTTCATGTGGTCGGCAACGGCGTCGACACCGCGCAGTTCACCCCGGGAGCGGGCCGACAGCCCGGCCCGACGCGGATCATGTTCATGGGGCGCGTGATCCCCGACAAGGGCGCCGACGTGCTGTTGCAGGCGGTGTCGCAGCTGGACGGCGCCGACGTCGCCGTCGAGATCGTGGGGCGACCCGGCTTCGCCGCTGACGCGCCGCTCAGCGATCACGAGCGGCAGCTGCGCGAGCTCGCGGAGCAGACTGCAGTCCCGGTCCGGTTCCAGACGTTCGTGCCGCGCGCGGAGCTGCCCGCCCTCTTGCGCACCGCGGACGTGTTCGTCGTGCCGTCGCGCTGGCCCGATCCCTCGCCGCTCACGGTCGGCGAGGCGCTCGCCACCGGTCTCCCGGTCGTCGCGAGTCGGATCGGCGGCATTCCCGAGGCCGTCGGGGATGCCGGCGTCCTGGTCCCCCCGGACGATTCGGTCGCGCTCGCCGAGGCGCTCGGCGGACTGCTCGACGACCCGGCTCGCCGCACGGCGCTCGGCGCCGCGGCCCGGGCGCGCGCGGAGGCGCGCGACTGGTCCTGGTCGTGGCGGCAGCTCACCGCGGTCCTCGACGGCATCTGA